The following are encoded in a window of Schistocerca cancellata isolate TAMUIC-IGC-003103 unplaced genomic scaffold, iqSchCanc2.1 HiC_scaffold_1150, whole genome shotgun sequence genomic DNA:
- the LOC126159899 gene encoding uncharacterized protein LOC126159899, translating into MLSSQDVLSSQAVLSSQAVLSSQVVLSSQAVLSSQAVLSSEAVLSSEAVLSSQAVLSSQPVLSSQPVLSSQAVLSSQAVLSSQAVLSSQAVLSSQAVLSSQAVLYSQAVLSSQAVLSSQAVLSSQAVLSSQPVLSLQAVLSSQAVLSSQALLSSQAVLSSQALLSLQVVLSSQVVVSSQVVLSSQVVLSSQVDLSSQVELSSQVELSSHVELSTQVELSSQVELSSQVELSSQVELSSQVELSSQAVLSSQAVLSSQAMLSSQAVLSSQAVLSSQAVLSSQAVLSSQAVLSSQAVLSSQAVLSAQAVLFSQALQSSQAVLSSQAVLSSQAVLSSQVELPSQVELSSQVELSSQVELSSQVELSS; encoded by the coding sequence ATGCTGTCCTCGCAAgacgtgctgtcctcgcaagccgtgctgtcctcacaagctgtgctatcctcgcaagttgtgctgtcctcacaagccgtgctgtcctcgcaagctgtgctgtcctcagaAGCAGTGCTGTCCTcggaagctgtgctgtcctcgcaagctgtgctgtcctcgcaacctgtgctgtcctcgcaacctgtgctgtcctcgcaagctgtgctgtcctcgcaagctgtgctgtcctcgcaagctgtgctgtcctcgcaagctgtgctgtcctcgcaagctgtgctgtcctcgcaagctgtgctgtactcgcaagctgtgctgtcctcgcaagctgtgctgtcctcgcaagctgtgctgtcctcgcaagctgtgctgtcttcgcaacctgtgctgtccttgcaagctgtgctgtcctcgcaagccgtgctgtcctcgcaagctttgctgtcctcgcaagctgtgctgtcctcgcaagctttgctgtccttGCAAGTTGTGCTTTCCTCTCAAGTAGTggtgtcctctcaagttgtgctgtcctctcaagttgtgctgtcctctcaagttgacctgtcctctcaagttgagctgtcctctcaagttgagctgtcctctcatgtTGAGCTGTccactcaagttgagctgtcctctcaagttgagctgtcctctcaagttgagctgtcctcccaagttgagctgtcctctcaagtagagctgtcctcgcaagctgtgctgtcctcgcaagctgtgctgtcctcgcaagctatgctgtcctcgcaagctgtgctgtcctcgcaagctgtgctgtcctcgcaagctgtgctgtcctcgcaagctgtgctgtcctcgcaagccgtgctatcctcgcaagccgtgctatcctcgcaagccgtgctgtccgcGCAAGCCGTGCTGTTTTCGCAAGCTTTGcagtcctcgcaagctgtgctgtcctcgcaagctgtgctgtcctcgcaagctgtgctgtcgtctcaagttgagctgccctctcaagttgagctttcctctcaagttgagctgtcctctcaagttgagctgtcctctcaagttgagctgtcaagttga